A genomic region of Branchiostoma lanceolatum isolate klBraLanc5 chromosome 4, klBraLanc5.hap2, whole genome shotgun sequence contains the following coding sequences:
- the LOC136432163 gene encoding uncharacterized protein: MSQDETEAWVSRNEPKRRKRSDIQSLGAIVAACYCPFCPFVTWTGPAELSHHLRSHLGTQHCPVCGVSAASKPALHQHIARRHIRTDHTYHDREDYLTDVPDACLMFCEVCRLVTHCDRRVFRHCCFLCDYSDPNPLELYRHVIMGHVQIAKSREANEAGRVQQNSGADSFESQIKGGSQKCCSIPLKPAEEAEKQGGGQRTPPHETRRYGKRKSSSASPPSTEPTHTNPTALPVENGARDVTIPVKKRRKISLESDNSENYLHTFRQTPVACGKDTSNELLRGSEQQMNRQNVEAVTGVTYDVGFCSMWVPMPLLEQEVPLDLSLRKAPPTDFNQSAMPVITSVFSWKDYI; the protein is encoded by the exons ATGAGCCAGGATGAGACGGAAGCGTGGGTTAGCCGAAATGAGCCTAAACGGAG GAAACGGTCCGATATCCAGAGCCTGGGAGCGATAGTAGCGGCCTGCTATTGCCCATTTTGTCCCTTCGTGACGTGGACAGGTCCCGCCGAACTCTCGCACCACCTCCGGTCACATCTCGGCACGCAGCACTGTCCTGTCTGCGGCGTCTCAGCAGCCAGCAAACCTGCACTTCACCAGCACATCGCCAGGCGGCACATCCGTACGGATCATACCTACCACGACCGTGAGGACTATCTAACTGATGTACCTGACGCCTGCCTGATGTTTTGCGAAGTCTGTCGATTGGTGACACACTGCGACAGACGTGTTTTCAGGCACTGCTGTTTTCTGTGCGACTATTCTGATCCCAACCCTCTAGAGTTGTACCGTCACGTGATCATGGGACACGTACAAATCGCCAAATCTCGCGAGGCCAACGAAGCGGGACGGGTGCAGCAAAACTCAGGGGCAGACAGTTTCGAATCACAGATCAAAGGCGGCAGTCAGAAGTGTTGTTCGATCCCGCTGAAGCCAGCGGAAGAAGCCGAGAAACAGGGTGGCGGACAGCGCACACCGCCGCATGAAACACGGAGGTACGGCAAGCGCAAGTCATCCTCAGCCTCACCGCCCAGCACGGAGCCCACACACACCAATCCCACAGCACTGCCGGTGGAAAATGGAGCACGTGACGTCACTATTCCCGTGAAGAAGCGGCGGAAGATTTCCCTCGAAAGTGACAACAGCGAGAACTACCTTCATACTTTCAGACAGACACCAGTAGCGTGTGGAAAAGACACGTCTAACGAACTGTTGCGTGGTTCCGAACAACAAATGAACCGACAGAACGTGGAAGCTGTCACAGGAGTAACATATGACGTTGGTTTCTGCTCCATGTGGGTGCCGATGCCGTTGTTGGAACAGGAAGTGCCGTTGGACTTGTCCCTACGTAAAGCGCCGCCTACCGACTTCAATCAAAGTGCAATGCCCGTGATCACGTCCGTGTTTTCGTGGAAGGACTACATCTGA
- the LOC136432164 gene encoding zinc finger protein 98-like, with translation MEYPAVSWFGALSFAVMENRAETNRNSVENAVELGGASIFNTATNSMATQMQSDRPLEESNNTQLGNEAKKKRHRCEECNRQFSNPSALKTHMLTHTGEKPYGCGECSKQFSQLGNLKNHLKIHTGEKLYRCEECGKQFSQLRTLKDHVKTHTGEKPYQCEKCSKRFSQSGSLNTHKRTHTGEKSYGCEECGKQFSRLGDLKRHVRTHTGDKAYQCEQCSKCFCRSDELKIHKRTHTGEKPYGCEECGKQFSELGTLKRHVSTHTGEKPYQCEKCNKRFGQPGPLKRHMRTHTGEKPYGCGECGKQFSELGTLKRHMWTHTGEKTYQCETA, from the exons ATGGAATATCCTGCAGTCTCTTGGTTTGGAGCGTTATCTTTCG CTGTCATGGAAAACAGAGCGGAAACCAATCGAAACTCAGTCGAGAATGCGGTCGAACTAGGGGGAGCTTCCATCTTCAACACTGCGACCAACAGCATGGCGACACAGATGCAGTCTGACAGACCGCTTGAGGAGTCCAATAATACACAATTGGGAAATGAAGCGAAGAAGAAACGacacaggtgtgaggagtgcaacagaCAGTTCAGCAACCCGAGTgctctgaagactcacatgctaactcacacaggggagaaaccttacggaTGTGGGGAGTgtagcaaacagttcagtcagtTGGGTAATCTGAAAAATCACCTGAAgatacacactggtgagaaactgtaccggtgtgaggagtgcgggaaacagttcagtcagctgcgTACTCTGAAGGATCACGTGAagacacacactggtgagaaaccctaccagTGTGAGAAATGCAGTAAAcgcttcagccaatcaggttcTCTGAACACTCACAAGCGAACTCACACCGGAGAGAAATCTTAtgggtgtgaggagtgcggcaaacagttcagtAGGCTGGGTGATCTAAAGAGACATGTGAGGACTCACACTGGCGACAAAGCCTACCAGTGTGAGCAATGTAGTAAATGCTTTTGTCGATCAGATGAACTAAAGATTCACAAGCGGACTCATaccggggagaaaccttacgggtgtgaggaatgcggcaaacagttcagtgaGCTCGGTACTCTGAAGAGACACGTGAGCAcccatactggagagaaaccctaccagTGTGAGAAATGTAATAAACGCTTCGGTCAACCAGGACCTCTGAAGAggcacatgcgaactcacaccggggagaaaccttaTGGGTGTGGGGAAtgcggcaaacagttcagtgagctgggtactCTGAAGAGACATATgtggactcacactggtgagaaaacTTACCAGTGTGAAACAGCATAA
- the LOC136432162 gene encoding uncharacterized protein codes for MSDFRKDKTEALDGRHEPKRRKRSDSQNPGSIVAAYYCPFCPFAAWTGPAELSHHLRSHLGTQHCPVCGVSAASKPALHQHIARRHIRPDHTYHDCEDYLTEAPDACLMFCEVCRLVTHCDRRVFSHCCFLCDYSDPNPLELYRHVIMGHVQIAKSREANEAGQVQQNSGVDSFESQIKGGSQKCCSIPLKPEEEAGGGQRTPPHEPRRHGKRKSPSASPPSTEPTHTSTLALPVENGARDVTIPVKKRRKISLESDDSENCLHTFRQTPVACGTDTSNELLRGSEQQMNRQNVEAVTSGVTYDVGFCSTWVPMPLLEQEVPLDLSLRKAPPTDFNQSAMPVITSVFSWKDYI; via the exons ATGAGCGACTTCAGGAAGGACAAGACGGAAGCGTTGGATGGCCGACATGAGCCTAAACGGAG GAAACGGTCGGATAGCCAGAACCCGGGATCGATAGTAGCGGCCTACTATTGCCCATTTTGTCCCTTCGCGGCGTGGACAGGTCCCGCCGAACTCTCACACCACCTCCGGTCACATCTCGGCACGCAGCACTGTCCTGTCTGCGGCGTCTCAGCAGCCAGCAAACCTGCACTTCACCAGCACATCGCCAGGCGGCACATCCGTCCGGATCATACCTACCACGACTGCGAGGACTATCTGACTGAGGCACCTGACGCATGCCTGATGTTTTGCGAAGTTTGTCGATTGGTGACGCACTGCGACAGACGTGTTTTCAGCCACTGTTGTTTTCTGTGCGACTATTCTGATCCCAACCCTCTAGAGTTGTACCGTCACGTGATCATGGGACACGTACAAATCGCCAAATCTCGCGAGGCCAACGAAGCGGGACAGGTGCAGCAAAACTCAGGGGTAGACAGTTTCGAATCACAGATCAAAGGCGGCAGTCAGAAGTGTTGTTCGATCCCGCTGAAGCCAGAGGAAGAAGCCGGTGGCGGACAGCGCACACCGCCACATGAACCACGGAGGCACGGCAAGCGCAAGTCACCCTCGGCCTCACCGCCCAGCACGGAACCCACACACACCAGTACCCTAGCATTACCGGTGGAAAATGGAGCACGTGACGTCACTATTCCCGTGAAGAAGCGGCGGAAGATTTCCCTCGAAAGTGACGACAGCGAGAACTGCCTTCATACTTTCAGACAGACACCAGTAGCGTGTGGAACAGACACGTCTAACGAACTGTTGCGTGGTTCCGAACAACAAATGAACCGACAGAACGTGGAAGCTGTCACGAGCGGAGTAACATATGACGTTGGTTTCTGCTCGACTTGGGTGCCCATGCCGTTGTTGGAACAGGAAGTGCCGTTGGACTTGTCCCTACGTAAAGCGCCTCCTACCGACTTCAATCAAAGTGCAATGCCCGTGATCACGTCCGTGTTTTCGTGGAAGGACTACATCTGA
- the LOC136433996 gene encoding uncharacterized protein produces the protein MADTLAELDAEAVDSAITSVLDDIDGISSLKSEQRDALNNFVRGKDVFGVLPTGFGKSLIYQLVPLVWKKLGKAKPVVVVVSPLVSLMEDQIREASKLGVTATQLGLDDEGVVQGKYMLVFGGPERWVMQEKWREVLSSATYRENLVGLVVDEVHITYKW, from the exons ATGGCTGACACACTAGCCGAGCTTGACGCGGAAGCTGTCGACTCGGCAATCACGTCCGTTTTGGACGATATAGACGGCATATCGTCGCTCAAAAGTGAGCAACGAGATGCGCTGAACAATTTTGTTCGCGGGAAAGATGTTTTTGGAGTCCTGCCGACGGGCTTTGGCAAGAGTCTGATTTATCAGCTCGTCCCACTGGTATGGAAGAAACTCGGCAAAGCGAAGCCTGTTGTTGTAGTGGTGAGCCCGCTGGTCTCTCTGATGGAGGATCAAATCAGAGAAGCCTCCAAACTTGGAGTAACGGCTACGCAGCTAGGACTTGATGATGAGGGCGTTGTCCAGGGAAAGTACATGCTCGTATTTGGTGGTCCCGAACGATGGGTAATGCAGGAGAAGTGGAGGGAAGTGCTGTCCTCGGCAACGTATCGTGAAAACCTTGTTGGCTTGGTCGTAGACGAGGTTCACATCACATACAAATG gtaa